ATCATATTTAGTCCTTCCAACAAACACTCCTTCTTTTTCATCATAATAATCTATAATAACAGGAATAGTCTGGCCTATAAATGTTTTGTTCCTGCTTAATGATATCTTCTCCTGAATAGACTTGATAGTGTTTTCCCTTTTTTCTTTAACAGCTTTCTCGACCTGATTTTCCATGGTATAGCTTTTAGTTCCTTTTTCTCTGAAATATTTAAACACACCAAGGTGATCAAATTTCATTTTCTCCACAAACTCCCTGAGCTCTTCAAACTCTTTTTCACCTTCTCCTGGAAAACCCACAATTAAAGTAGTTCTCACCGCTATATCATTCCTCTTAAAAAGTCCTACTGTTTTTTCGATGTCTTTCCTACGTCCTATCCGATTCATATTTCTTAATATCGTATCGTTAATATGCTGAATGGGCATATCTATATATGGAACAACTTTTTTGCTATTTCTGATATAAGTCACAAGGTCTTCTGTTACTTCGCCAGGGTATGTATAAAGCACACGTATCCATTCTATCCCCTTTATCTTCTCCAGATCCTCAAGAAGCGGGATAAGCATTGACTTTCCATAAATATCTGCTCCATAATTTGTTGAATCCTGCGCAGTAATAATAATTTCTTTTACGCCATTATTAGCCAATCCTTCTGCCTCTTGAATAATAAACTCCCTTTCA
The window above is part of the Caldisericota bacterium genome. Proteins encoded here:
- the rimO gene encoding 30S ribosomal protein S12 methylthiotransferase RimO, with the protein product MDRNRIFEPVGLVSLGCPKNIVDRERILGKLLENNIHITPNLEEAHSIIINTCAFLQSARSEAEGVIKEFIEKKKAGIIKKLIVSGCYPSLDGSSLMDKFPEIDVITGTNDINHIVDALRSDRKGQFLSRDFELVLPSRFLVTLSHYAYLKIADGCSHRCAFCLIPNIKGNLHSFEREFIIQEAEGLANNGVKEIIITAQDSTNYGADIYGKSMLIPLLEDLEKIKGIEWIRVLYTYPGEVTEDLVTYIRNSKKVVPYIDMPIQHINDTILRNMNRIGRRKDIEKTVGLFKRNDIAVRTTLIVGFPGEGEKEFEELREFVEKMKFDHLGVFKYFREKGTKSYTMENQVEKAVKEKRENTIKSIQEKISLSRNKTFIGQTIPVIIDYYDEKEGVFVGRTKYD